One window of the Brevibacterium limosum genome contains the following:
- the pyrF gene encoding orotidine-5'-phosphate decarboxylase, translating to MFGTRLAAAMAEHGPLCVGIDPHEHLLASWGLPASAAGVREFALRAVSELKGSVAAVKPQSAFFEQYGSAGVAALEETLAAAGEAGLLTVLDIKRGDIGSTMGAYAKAYLDPASALAADSITVSPYLGFGALEPAFELAAAHGKGVFVLALTSNPEGAEVQHAGGGGGSVAGSIVSRVRQRNAHALGSVDGLGPFGLVVGATIGSAAKDLGFDPNDCGGPILAPGVGAQGAGLAELREVFGDRALASGQVLATASRAVLGAGPDGLADSAAALNRALTALD from the coding sequence ATGTTCGGCACCCGGCTGGCAGCCGCCATGGCCGAGCACGGACCGCTGTGTGTGGGCATCGACCCGCATGAGCATCTCCTGGCCTCCTGGGGACTGCCGGCCAGCGCCGCAGGAGTGCGGGAGTTCGCTCTCCGCGCGGTCTCCGAGCTCAAGGGTTCGGTGGCCGCGGTGAAACCGCAGTCGGCGTTCTTCGAACAGTACGGCTCCGCCGGGGTCGCTGCTCTCGAAGAGACCCTGGCCGCGGCCGGGGAAGCCGGGCTGCTCACCGTCCTCGACATCAAACGCGGTGACATCGGGTCGACCATGGGCGCCTACGCGAAGGCCTATCTCGATCCCGCGTCGGCGCTGGCGGCGGATTCGATCACGGTCTCGCCCTACCTCGGATTCGGGGCTCTGGAACCGGCATTCGAACTCGCCGCCGCCCACGGCAAGGGCGTGTTCGTCCTCGCACTGACCTCGAATCCGGAAGGCGCAGAGGTCCAGCACGCCGGAGGCGGAGGCGGTTCGGTGGCGGGATCGATCGTGTCCCGGGTGCGGCAGCGCAATGCTCACGCGCTCGGCTCCGTCGATGGTCTCGGTCCCTTCGGACTCGTCGTCGGCGCGACCATCGGCAGTGCGGCGAAGGACCTGGGGTTCGACCCCAACGACTGCGGGGGACCGATCCTCGCTCCGGGCGTCGGCGCGCAGGGAGCCGGTCTGGCCGAGCTGCGCGAGGTCTTCGGTGACCGGGCCCTGGCGTCGGGACAGGTGCTCGCCACGGCGTCCCGGGCAGTGCTCGGTGCCGGGCCCGACGGCCTGGCCGACTCCGCGGCCGCACTCAATCGTGCGCTGACGGCACTCGACTGA
- the mihF gene encoding integration host factor, actinobacterial type, with protein sequence MALEPLTPQQRSAALDKAFKARQARAEVKSALKNGDTDLAAVLKKAADDEALAKMRVLDLLRALPGVGDRRAEAAMDEVGIATSRRIKGLGVHQKSALLEKYS encoded by the coding sequence GTGGCACTCGAACCGTTGACCCCGCAACAGCGTTCCGCTGCGCTGGACAAAGCGTTCAAGGCACGTCAGGCACGAGCCGAAGTGAAGTCGGCGCTGAAGAACGGTGATACCGATCTCGCGGCCGTGCTCAAGAAGGCGGCAGACGACGAAGCACTGGCGAAGATGCGTGTGCTCGATCTGCTGAGGGCTCTGCCCGGAGTCGGTGACCGGCGAGCCGAAGCCGCCATGGATGAGGTCGGCATCGCCACCTCTCGGCGGATCAAGGGGCTGGGCGTCCACCAGAAGTCCGCCCTGTTGGAGAAATATTCCTGA
- the carB gene encoding carbamoyl-phosphate synthase large subunit has product MPLRQDLTSVLVIGSGPIVIGQACEFDYSGTQACRVLRSEGLRVILINSNPATIMTDPDIADATYVEPIDPEVIETIIEKERPDALLPTLGGQTALNAAIALHDAGVLEKYGVELIGADVDAIQRGEDRQKFKDIAEACGAEVAKSAICHSLDEALAAAEELSYPVVVRPSFTMGGLGSGMAYDEADLRRIAGAGLSDSITHEVLLEESILGWKEYELELMRDNKDNVVVVCSIENVDPVGVHTGDSITVAPALTLTDREYQSMRDIGIAIIRAVGVDTGGCNIQFAVDPKTGRIITIEMNPRVSRSSALASKATGFPIAKMAAKLAVGYSLDEIPNDITKVTPASFEPTLDYVVVKIPRFTFEKFPAADPTLTTTMKSVGEVMALGRNFTTALQKAMRSLEQKDSSFSWADLPDVSDEDVRESVLEAISHATADRIHSVQRGLAAGLSAAEVFDACEIDPWYLDQIQLINEVAAYIRDADELDEQVLRLAKNHGFSDEQIAALRVLDTGVVTGIRHALRVRPVFKTVDTCAGEFEAHTPYHYSSYDAETEVAPRDRPAVIILGSGPNRIGQGIEFDYSCVHATMAIGSAGYETIMVNCNPETVSTDYDTADRLYFEPLTFEDVMEVYHAELAAGEVLGVVCTLGGQTPLGLADKLKAAGVPVLGTQPEAIDLAEDRGEFGTVLDRAGLTAPKHGTAVTAAEAAAIAENIGYPVLVRPSYVLGGRGMQIVYDRTQLFDYMASATEISTDRPVLVDRFLEDAIEIDVDALFDGHEVYIGGIMEHIEEAGIHSGDSACVLPSLTLGDDVLERVRQATSAIAEGVGVRGLLNIQFAIAADVLHVIEANPRASRTVPFVSKATSTQLAKAAALIAVGRTIDDLRGDLLAAEGDGSTLPLDHPIAVKEAVLPFRRFTTVEGKIVDSILGPEMRSTGEVMGIDHNFPTAFAKGLLGASVKLPTSGTVFVSVADRDKRAMVLPVKELVDMGFDVVATTSTAAVLSRYGIKTTQVHKHFEADAEDRTVIDYLAAGTIGMVINVPSGRQERADGYEIRAAATANSVPLITTLAEFAAAVTSLEVIRDSKFDVRSLQDWSA; this is encoded by the coding sequence ATGCCACTGAGACAAGACCTCACCTCCGTCCTCGTCATCGGCTCCGGCCCGATCGTCATCGGCCAAGCCTGCGAATTCGACTACTCGGGCACCCAGGCCTGCCGCGTGCTGCGCTCCGAAGGGCTGCGTGTCATCCTCATCAACTCGAACCCGGCGACGATCATGACCGACCCGGACATCGCCGACGCCACCTACGTCGAACCCATCGACCCGGAAGTGATCGAGACGATCATCGAGAAGGAGCGCCCCGATGCTCTCCTGCCCACCCTCGGCGGACAGACCGCACTCAACGCGGCCATCGCCCTCCACGACGCCGGAGTGCTCGAGAAGTACGGCGTCGAACTCATCGGCGCCGACGTCGATGCCATCCAGCGCGGTGAGGACCGTCAGAAGTTCAAGGACATCGCCGAGGCCTGCGGTGCCGAGGTGGCCAAGTCCGCCATCTGCCACAGCCTCGACGAGGCGCTGGCCGCCGCCGAGGAACTCAGCTACCCGGTCGTCGTCCGCCCCTCTTTCACCATGGGCGGCCTGGGCTCGGGCATGGCCTATGACGAAGCCGATCTGCGTCGCATCGCCGGTGCCGGACTCTCCGACTCCATCACCCACGAGGTGCTGCTCGAGGAATCGATCCTCGGGTGGAAGGAATACGAACTCGAACTCATGCGCGACAACAAGGACAACGTCGTCGTCGTGTGCTCGATCGAGAACGTCGACCCCGTCGGCGTGCACACCGGCGACTCGATCACCGTGGCCCCGGCACTGACCCTGACCGACCGGGAATATCAGTCGATGCGCGATATCGGCATCGCCATCATCCGCGCCGTCGGCGTGGACACCGGCGGCTGCAACATCCAGTTCGCCGTGGACCCGAAGACCGGACGCATCATCACCATCGAGATGAACCCGCGCGTGTCCCGGTCCTCGGCGCTGGCCTCCAAGGCCACCGGCTTCCCGATCGCGAAGATGGCCGCGAAGCTCGCCGTCGGCTACTCGCTCGACGAGATCCCCAACGACATCACGAAGGTCACCCCGGCCAGCTTCGAACCGACCCTGGACTACGTGGTCGTGAAGATCCCGCGCTTCACCTTCGAGAAGTTCCCGGCAGCGGACCCGACCCTGACGACGACGATGAAATCCGTCGGCGAAGTCATGGCCCTGGGGCGCAACTTCACCACCGCACTGCAGAAGGCGATGCGCTCACTCGAGCAGAAGGACTCCTCCTTCAGCTGGGCCGACCTGCCCGACGTCTCCGACGAGGATGTCCGCGAATCCGTCCTCGAAGCCATCTCGCATGCCACCGCCGACCGCATCCATTCGGTCCAGCGCGGACTCGCCGCCGGACTGAGTGCGGCAGAGGTCTTCGACGCCTGTGAGATCGACCCCTGGTATCTCGACCAGATCCAGCTCATCAACGAGGTGGCCGCCTATATCCGCGACGCCGACGAACTCGACGAGCAGGTGCTGCGGCTCGCGAAGAACCACGGCTTCTCCGACGAGCAGATCGCGGCCCTGCGCGTCCTCGACACCGGTGTCGTCACCGGCATCCGCCACGCCCTGCGCGTGCGCCCGGTGTTCAAGACCGTCGACACCTGCGCCGGCGAATTCGAGGCACACACCCCGTACCACTACTCGAGCTACGACGCCGAGACCGAGGTCGCTCCCCGCGACCGGCCCGCAGTGATCATCCTCGGCTCCGGACCGAACCGGATCGGCCAGGGCATCGAATTCGACTACTCATGCGTCCACGCCACGATGGCGATCGGCTCGGCCGGATACGAGACGATCATGGTCAACTGCAACCCCGAGACCGTGTCGACCGACTACGACACCGCCGACCGCCTGTACTTCGAACCCCTGACGTTCGAAGACGTCATGGAGGTCTACCACGCCGAGCTCGCCGCCGGTGAGGTCCTCGGCGTCGTGTGCACACTCGGCGGACAGACTCCGCTGGGACTGGCCGACAAGCTCAAAGCCGCAGGCGTGCCGGTGCTCGGCACCCAGCCCGAAGCCATCGACCTGGCCGAGGACCGCGGAGAGTTCGGCACCGTCCTCGACCGGGCCGGACTCACCGCACCCAAGCACGGCACCGCGGTGACCGCTGCGGAGGCCGCCGCGATCGCCGAGAACATCGGCTACCCGGTGCTCGTGCGTCCCTCCTACGTCCTCGGCGGACGGGGAATGCAGATCGTCTACGACCGCACTCAGCTGTTCGACTACATGGCCAGCGCCACGGAGATCTCGACCGACCGTCCGGTGCTCGTCGACCGGTTCCTCGAAGACGCCATCGAGATCGACGTCGACGCCCTCTTCGACGGCCACGAGGTCTACATCGGCGGGATCATGGAACACATCGAGGAGGCCGGAATCCACTCCGGCGACTCCGCCTGCGTGCTGCCCTCGCTGACCCTGGGCGACGACGTGCTCGAACGGGTCCGCCAGGCCACGTCGGCCATCGCCGAAGGTGTGGGTGTGCGTGGACTGCTCAACATCCAGTTCGCGATCGCCGCCGATGTCCTCCACGTCATCGAAGCCAACCCGCGGGCCTCCAGGACCGTGCCCTTCGTCTCGAAGGCGACCTCCACCCAGCTGGCCAAGGCCGCGGCGCTCATCGCCGTGGGCCGCACGATCGACGATCTGCGCGGTGACCTGCTGGCCGCAGAGGGCGATGGCTCGACCCTGCCGCTCGATCATCCGATCGCCGTCAAGGAGGCGGTCCTGCCGTTCCGCCGGTTCACCACCGTCGAAGGCAAGATCGTCGATTCGATCCTCGGCCCCGAGATGCGGTCGACCGGCGAGGTCATGGGCATCGACCACAACTTCCCGACGGCCTTCGCGAAGGGCCTCCTCGGCGCATCCGTGAAGCTGCCGACCTCCGGCACCGTGTTCGTGTCCGTGGCCGATCGGGACAAGCGGGCCATGGTTCTGCCGGTCAAGGAACTCGTCGACATGGGCTTCGACGTCGTCGCGACCACCAGCACCGCGGCCGTGCTCTCCCGCTACGGGATCAAGACCACTCAGGTGCACAAGCACTTCGAGGCCGACGCCGAAGACCGTACGGTCATCGACTACCTCGCGGCGGGCACCATCGGCATGGTCATCAACGTTCCCTCGGGCCGACAGGAACGTGCCGACGGCTATGAGATCCGGGCCGCCGCGACCGCGAACTCCGTGCCGCTGATCACGACTCTCGCCGAATTCGCCGCCGCCGTGACTTCGCTCGAGGTCATCCGGGACTCGAAGTTCGACGTGCGGAGCCTGCAGGACTGGAGCGCCTGA